A window of Sphingobium herbicidovorans contains these coding sequences:
- a CDS encoding cupin-like domain-containing protein has translation MTAHSPIAAQVFPPEARQRFAAIYPDEAARLTHGLTGHPLLAIEALAGLAERMPAASVEYNLGALPLGVRPEDTPSNGLSLGDTIRTIETNGSWAVLKNVERDAAYGALLDAALAEIAPLVEARTGPMLNREAFIFLSSPRSITPFHMDPEHNILLQIMGEKVMTVFPAGDEELVPAVQSEAFHAGGHRNLVWQEAFRARGTAVTLAPGDAIHVPVKAPHFVENGAGVSISLSVTWRSERSVAESELHGLNALLRRRRLPTGRIGARPERQGVRRLAYRIMRKLGV, from the coding sequence ATGACCGCGCATTCGCCGATTGCGGCGCAAGTCTTTCCCCCAGAGGCACGGCAGCGCTTTGCCGCGATATATCCAGACGAGGCGGCCAGGCTGACGCATGGGCTGACCGGCCACCCGCTGCTGGCGATCGAGGCGCTGGCCGGACTGGCGGAACGGATGCCTGCGGCGTCGGTCGAATATAATCTGGGCGCGCTGCCGCTGGGCGTACGGCCGGAGGATACGCCATCCAACGGGTTGAGCCTGGGCGACACGATCCGCACTATCGAGACAAACGGCAGTTGGGCGGTGTTGAAGAATGTCGAGCGGGACGCGGCCTATGGCGCGCTGCTGGACGCGGCGCTGGCCGAAATTGCGCCGCTGGTCGAAGCGCGCACCGGGCCGATGCTGAACCGGGAGGCGTTCATTTTCCTGTCCTCGCCCCGCAGCATCACGCCATTCCACATGGACCCGGAGCATAATATCCTGCTCCAGATCATGGGTGAGAAGGTGATGACCGTCTTTCCCGCTGGCGACGAGGAATTGGTGCCCGCCGTACAGAGCGAGGCGTTCCACGCAGGCGGGCATCGCAATCTTGTGTGGCAGGAAGCGTTTCGCGCGCGCGGGACGGCGGTGACGCTGGCGCCCGGCGATGCGATCCATGTGCCGGTCAAGGCGCCGCATTTCGTGGAAAATGGCGCGGGCGTGTCGATCAGCCTGTCGGTGACATGGCGGTCGGAGCGGAGCGTGGCGGAGAGCGAACTGCACGGGCTGAATGCGCTGCTGCGGCGGCGGAGATTGCCCACGGGTCGGATCGGCGCGCGGCCGGAGCGGCAGGGCGTGCGGCGGCTGGCCTATCGGATCATGCGGAAGCTGGGCGTTTAA
- a CDS encoding serine hydrolase, with protein sequence MPRRFSVAALLAGFGLFLAPLPAADAFGPKPDMVQQTAQSRLLGEFARFATLSDGTVGIAVRDLHNGETLQYNGDTLFPMASTYKVAVAGKILSLADAGTLRLDEKLPRLGTPLSVNTLLDLMLTRSDNEATDTLVARAGGPQAVHGWLKSIGIRGQRVDSNTAQLLARAKVDFGAAGDEAGSVLSSRQRDARDLPNMAFAADPRDTSTPRAMNDLLSAIHHGKALKGPSAAMLLGIMSRCRTGKARLVGMRPPGTPVAHKTGTLNGLGNDTGIITLPDGRRIAISVFVMKDHRGHAARDRIMAEVARAAYDYFLFAPDLHTA encoded by the coding sequence ATGCCGCGTCGTTTTTCCGTTGCCGCCCTTCTGGCGGGCTTTGGCTTGTTCCTCGCTCCACTGCCTGCCGCCGACGCCTTCGGGCCGAAGCCCGACATGGTGCAACAGACGGCGCAGTCACGGCTGCTCGGTGAATTTGCGCGCTTCGCAACGCTCAGCGACGGGACGGTCGGCATCGCCGTGCGCGACCTGCACAATGGCGAGACGCTGCAATATAATGGCGACACGCTTTTCCCCATGGCCAGCACCTACAAGGTGGCCGTGGCTGGCAAGATCCTCTCGCTCGCCGATGCGGGCACGCTGCGCCTCGATGAAAAGCTGCCGCGCCTCGGCACGCCGCTGTCCGTCAATACATTGCTCGACCTGATGCTCACGCGCAGTGATAATGAGGCGACCGATACGCTGGTCGCGCGGGCCGGTGGTCCGCAGGCGGTGCATGGCTGGCTCAAGTCGATCGGCATTCGCGGTCAGCGGGTGGACAGCAATACCGCCCAGCTTCTCGCCCGCGCCAAGGTCGATTTCGGGGCCGCAGGGGATGAAGCGGGATCCGTGCTGTCCTCGCGGCAGCGTGACGCGCGCGACCTGCCCAACATGGCCTTTGCCGCCGATCCTCGCGACACGTCCACGCCGCGCGCGATGAACGACCTGCTGTCCGCCATTCATCATGGCAAGGCGCTGAAAGGTCCCAGCGCCGCCATGCTGCTGGGCATCATGTCCCGCTGCAGGACGGGCAAGGCGCGCCTTGTCGGCATGCGTCCGCCCGGTACGCCGGTCGCGCACAAGACCGGGACGCTCAATGGTCTTGGCAACGACACCGGCATCATCACGCTGCCCGACGGCCGCAGGATCGCCATTTCGGTCTTTGTGATGAAGGATCATCGCGGCCATGCCGCCCGCGACCGCATCATGGCGGAAGTGGCGCGGGCGGCTTATGACTATTTCCTGTTCGCTCCCGATTTGCACACGGCCTGA
- a CDS encoding GNAT family N-acetyltransferase, whose product MALNAHFSRLPDPADLAPRWQALEEASDASFFLGWTWTGSWLASYAVRPDLLTVTDDAGREIALALLGHSMQPRLLGRCATLSLNQSGDPVADRPFVEHNGLLVARGREGDAAQAFHTALLRRADWRALRFSGIAPGSPLLGLSLRRATCLDRSPVYQVDLDAVRAAGGDYLSLLSANTRSQIRRAIKDHGGLPRIATAQSMAEAESWLDEMRALNEGRHADNAWADPAFRHFLAMLAERGRTTGEVELLRFTDEGGVVGLLVNFLYRGQAMNYQSAFAAPRTAKDKPGLLCHAAAVDHYAGRGVSLYSLLAGKDRYKQSLATREEALEWWQLERFSPRLEGEALLRRVLKRPASA is encoded by the coding sequence ATGGCCCTCAACGCCCACTTTTCCCGCCTGCCCGACCCAGCCGATCTTGCGCCCCGCTGGCAGGCGCTGGAAGAGGCTTCGGATGCATCCTTCTTCCTGGGGTGGACCTGGACCGGCAGTTGGCTGGCCAGCTACGCCGTGCGGCCAGACCTGCTCACCGTCACGGATGACGCGGGAAGGGAGATCGCGCTGGCGCTGTTGGGCCATTCAATGCAGCCCCGCCTGCTTGGCCGCTGCGCGACGCTCTCGCTCAATCAATCGGGCGATCCCGTCGCCGACCGTCCCTTTGTCGAACATAACGGCCTGCTGGTTGCGCGCGGCAGGGAAGGGGACGCTGCCCAAGCCTTTCACACCGCGCTTCTGCGCCGCGCGGACTGGCGTGCGCTGCGGTTCAGCGGCATCGCGCCGGGATCGCCTTTGCTCGGCCTTTCGCTGCGCCGCGCCACCTGCCTTGACCGTTCGCCAGTCTATCAGGTCGATCTCGACGCCGTGCGCGCGGCGGGCGGCGATTATCTCTCGCTGCTCAGCGCCAACACCCGCAGCCAGATCCGCCGCGCGATCAAGGACCATGGCGGCCTGCCCCGCATTGCGACTGCCCAAAGCATGGCAGAAGCAGAAAGCTGGCTGGACGAGATGCGCGCCCTGAATGAAGGCCGTCATGCCGACAACGCCTGGGCCGATCCTGCCTTCCGTCATTTCCTCGCCATGCTTGCCGAGCGAGGCCGCACGACCGGTGAAGTGGAACTGCTCCGCTTCACCGATGAAGGCGGGGTTGTCGGCCTGCTCGTCAATTTCCTGTATCGCGGTCAGGCGATGAACTATCAGTCCGCCTTTGCCGCCCCCCGCACGGCGAAGGACAAGCCCGGCCTGCTCTGCCACGCCGCCGCCGTCGATCATTATGCCGGTCGCGGCGTCTCGCTCTATTCCCTGCTGGCGGGCAAGGACCGCTACAAGCAAAGCCTCGCCACGCGGGAAGAGGCGCTGGAATGGTGGCAGCTTGAACGCTTCAGTCCGCGTCTGGAGGGTGAAGCATTGCTCCGCCGGGTGCTTAAACGCCCAGCTTCCGCATGA
- a CDS encoding NAD-dependent epimerase/dehydratase family protein, with protein sequence MTILVTGAAGFIGMAVADRLLAAGRAVIGIDNMNDYYPVSLKRDRVAALHERHGKLFTFAELDFADMDALNAALSGQTVEAIVHLGAQAGVRYSLINPHAYVRSNLAGHVNMLELARERRVRHLVYASSSSVYGGNDVLPFRVEDRADHPVSLYAATKRADELMSETYAHLFRIPMTGLRFFTVYGPWGRPDMAMWIFTKKILAGDPIPVFNHGRMQRDFTYIDDIVSGVIGCLDHAPADDGGLKAGGSRSPHRLYNIGNNRPEELMHLISVLEQAIGRKAEIDFQPMQPGDVPATFADISAIARDVGFAPTTGIEVGVPRFVSWYRDYHAS encoded by the coding sequence ATGACCATCCTTGTCACAGGCGCGGCCGGGTTCATCGGCATGGCCGTCGCCGACCGGCTGCTCGCCGCGGGGCGGGCGGTGATCGGCATCGACAATATGAACGATTATTACCCGGTGTCGCTGAAACGGGACCGGGTCGCCGCCCTGCATGAACGCCATGGCAAGCTGTTCACCTTCGCGGAACTGGACTTCGCCGACATGGACGCGCTCAATGCCGCGCTATCCGGGCAGACGGTGGAGGCGATCGTCCACCTCGGCGCGCAGGCGGGCGTGCGCTATTCGCTCATCAACCCGCATGCCTATGTCCGCTCCAATCTGGCGGGCCATGTCAACATGCTCGAACTGGCGCGGGAGCGGCGGGTGCGGCATCTGGTCTATGCCTCCTCCTCATCCGTCTATGGCGGCAATGATGTGCTGCCGTTCCGGGTCGAGGACCGCGCAGATCATCCCGTTTCGCTCTACGCCGCCACAAAGCGTGCGGACGAGCTGATGAGCGAAACCTACGCCCATCTTTTCCGCATACCGATGACGGGCCTGCGCTTCTTCACGGTCTATGGTCCCTGGGGCCGTCCCGACATGGCGATGTGGATCTTTACGAAGAAGATCCTCGCCGGGGATCCGATCCCCGTGTTCAACCATGGCCGGATGCAGCGCGACTTCACCTATATCGACGATATCGTCAGCGGCGTGATCGGTTGCCTCGACCACGCGCCTGCCGATGACGGCGGGCTGAAGGCGGGGGGCAGCCGCTCGCCGCACCGGCTCTACAATATCGGCAACAATCGCCCCGAAGAGCTGATGCACCTGATTTCGGTTCTGGAACAGGCGATCGGGCGCAAGGCGGAAATCGATTTTCAGCCGATGCAGCCGGGCGACGTGCCCGCCACTTTCGCGGACATCAGCGCGATCGCCCGTGACGTCGGTTTTGCCCCCACGACGGGCATAGAAGTCGGCGTTCCGCGCTTCGTATCCTGGTATCGCGACTATCACGCAAGCTGA
- a CDS encoding 3-deoxy-manno-octulosonate cytidylyltransferase, translated as MVIPARAGSSRLPRKPLRLIAGRTLLHRTIAMARAAVAGLVDTDLVVATDDREIADHAHAAGCDAIMTDSAIATGSGRALAAALQRPAPPRFVVNLQGDSPFQPHGALRAVIAALQSGAQVATPVIALDWPALDALRDHKRCSPFSGTTCARAPDGRALWFSKNIIPAIRNEEALRASQPLSPVWRHVGLYGYTLDALQRFEQTPPTALENLEGLEQLRLIELGIPVTTVAIDPPLFDSSGIDTEADIQRVEALIAAHGDPTPL; from the coding sequence ATCGTCATTCCGGCGCGCGCGGGCTCGTCCCGCTTGCCGCGCAAGCCCCTGCGCCTGATCGCCGGGCGGACGCTGCTGCACCGGACCATCGCCATGGCCCGCGCCGCTGTCGCTGGCCTCGTCGATACCGATCTGGTCGTCGCGACCGATGACCGGGAAATCGCCGATCATGCCCATGCTGCCGGGTGCGATGCGATCATGACCGACAGCGCGATCGCGACAGGCTCAGGCCGCGCGCTGGCCGCCGCGCTGCAACGCCCTGCGCCGCCACGCTTCGTCGTCAACCTGCAAGGGGATTCGCCCTTCCAGCCGCATGGCGCGCTGCGCGCCGTCATCGCCGCGCTGCAATCGGGCGCGCAGGTCGCGACCCCCGTCATTGCGCTCGATTGGCCCGCACTCGACGCATTGCGCGATCACAAGCGTTGCTCTCCTTTCAGCGGCACCACCTGCGCCCGCGCGCCCGACGGACGCGCGCTCTGGTTCTCGAAAAACATCATCCCCGCCATCCGCAATGAAGAGGCTCTGCGCGCCAGCCAGCCCCTGTCTCCCGTCTGGCGGCATGTCGGCCTATACGGCTATACGCTCGACGCCCTCCAACGCTTTGAGCAGACGCCGCCCACCGCTCTGGAAAATCTCGAAGGGCTGGAACAGCTGCGCCTGATCGAACTCGGCATTCCCGTCACGACCGTCGCCATCGATCCGCCGCTGTTCGACAGCTCGGGAATAGATACCGAAGCCGACATCCAGCGCGTCGAAGCCCTGATCGCGGCCCATGGCGACCCCACGCCGCTGTGA
- a CDS encoding cold-shock protein: MSFDRGRRGGRGKDKRDSFGDDNFYGGDRGGFGGGFGGGDRGGFGGGDRGGFGGGGGGGGFRSGGGGGFGGGGGGGGGGFGGGRGGGGGMPAQVVGEGTGVVKFFNGQKGFGFIVRDDGAEDVFVHISAVEQAGLTGLAEGQQLGFTLVDRGGKISATDLKIEGEPLPVQDRAPREPRAGGFGAERGGFGGGERSGGPQRQLTGERASGTVKFFNAMKGFGFIQRDDGQPDAFVHISAVERAGMSALNEGDRLDFELEVDRRGKYAAVNLQSKAD, translated from the coding sequence ATGAGTTTTGATAGAGGTCGCCGCGGCGGGCGCGGCAAGGATAAGCGCGACAGTTTCGGCGACGATAATTTTTATGGCGGCGATCGCGGCGGTTTTGGTGGCGGCTTCGGCGGCGGTGATCGTGGTGGTTTCGGCGGTGGTGACCGCGGCGGCTTCGGTGGCGGCGGCGGTGGCGGCGGTTTCCGCAGCGGCGGCGGTGGCGGCTTCGGCGGCGGCGGCGGCGGCGGCGGCGGTGGTTTCGGCGGCGGTCGCGGCGGCGGCGGTGGCATGCCCGCGCAGGTCGTTGGCGAAGGCACTGGCGTAGTCAAATTCTTCAACGGGCAAAAGGGCTTCGGCTTCATCGTCCGTGACGATGGCGCAGAGGACGTGTTCGTCCACATCAGCGCCGTTGAGCAGGCGGGCCTGACCGGCCTGGCCGAAGGTCAGCAGCTCGGCTTTACCCTGGTGGACCGTGGCGGCAAGATTTCGGCGACCGACCTCAAGATTGAAGGCGAGCCGCTCCCCGTACAGGATCGCGCACCCCGCGAACCCCGTGCAGGCGGCTTCGGCGCTGAACGCGGCGGCTTCGGCGGCGGCGAACGCAGCGGTGGCCCGCAGCGTCAGCTGACCGGTGAACGCGCCAGCGGCACTGTCAAGTTCTTCAACGCCATGAAGGGCTTCGGCTTCATCCAGCGCGACGACGGTCAGCCCGACGCGTTCGTCCACATCAGCGCCGTGGAACGCGCAGGCATGTCCGCCCTCAACGAAGGCGACCGCCTGGACTTCGAACTGGAAGTAGATCGTCGCGGCAAATACGCCGCCGTCAACCTCCAGTCGAAAGCCGACTAA
- a CDS encoding KpsF/GutQ family sugar-phosphate isomerase, whose product MSTVSKIVPFNSGSRIVETACRTLSVASHGLNALEAKFADRDFAAIFLRMVGMIMNVRGRLIVTGMGKSGIVARKMTATLTSTGTPALFMHPADAGHGDLGMVTPDDIVLMLSHSGESNELGPIIQYCKRFGIPLLGLTARAESTVASASDVCILLPAVREACPNELAPTTSTTVQMAFGDALAIALMEMRGFSADDFHKFHPNGRLGAQLLKVRDLMAAGDAVPRVCEDASLLDATIEMTRGRLGGTAVINQGGELIGAFTDGDLRRTVTGTQQLTEAVGRFMTVPPLSVGPDELASEALRLMHMHNITLLFVCEGGRLMGAVHMHDLLHAGVA is encoded by the coding sequence GTGTCGACAGTATCGAAAATCGTGCCATTCAATTCCGGCAGCCGCATCGTGGAAACGGCCTGCAGGACCTTGTCCGTTGCGTCTCACGGGCTGAACGCGCTTGAAGCGAAATTTGCCGACCGCGATTTTGCGGCCATATTTCTGCGCATGGTCGGCATGATCATGAATGTGCGCGGCCGCCTGATCGTCACCGGCATGGGCAAGAGCGGCATCGTCGCGCGCAAGATGACCGCGACGCTGACATCCACCGGGACACCGGCGCTGTTCATGCACCCGGCCGACGCTGGACATGGCGATCTTGGCATGGTGACGCCCGACGACATCGTGCTGATGCTGTCTCATTCGGGCGAGTCCAACGAACTCGGCCCGATCATCCAATATTGCAAACGCTTCGGCATTCCGCTGCTCGGCCTGACGGCGCGCGCGGAAAGCACGGTGGCCAGCGCGTCGGATGTCTGCATATTGCTGCCCGCCGTCCGCGAAGCCTGCCCCAATGAGCTTGCTCCCACTACCTCGACCACGGTGCAGATGGCGTTCGGCGACGCGCTCGCCATCGCGCTCATGGAAATGCGCGGCTTTTCGGCCGATGACTTCCACAAATTCCATCCCAACGGCCGCCTGGGCGCGCAACTGCTCAAGGTGCGCGACCTGATGGCTGCGGGCGACGCCGTGCCGCGCGTGTGCGAAGACGCCTCGCTGCTCGACGCGACCATCGAAATGACGCGCGGGCGCCTGGGCGGCACCGCCGTTATCAACCAGGGCGGGGAACTGATCGGCGCTTTCACCGATGGCGACTTGCGCCGCACGGTCACGGGCACGCAGCAACTGACCGAAGCGGTCGGCCGGTTCATGACGGTGCCGCCGCTCTCCGTCGGCCCCGACGAGCTGGCGTCCGAAGCGCTGCGCCTGATGCACATGCACAACATCACTCTGCTGTTCGTCTGCGAAGGTGGGCGGCTGATGGGGGCGGTCCATATGCACGACCTGCTGCACGCCGGGGTCGCCTGA
- a CDS encoding ribonuclease D — protein MSVYFHEEDLPADVLAPGAIAVDTETMGLITPRDRLCVVQISDGQGDEHLVRFGPESDYAAPNLRAVLADPERLKLYHFGRFDIAAIKHYLGVVAAPVYCTKIASRLIRTYTDRHGLKELVRELLGQEISKQQQSSDWGSPTLSDAQKEYAASDVRYLHALKAELDKRLVREGRMELAQACFDFLPHRAELDLAGWPEIDIFAHM, from the coding sequence ATGAGCGTATATTTTCATGAAGAGGACCTGCCCGCAGACGTCCTCGCCCCCGGCGCGATCGCCGTAGATACCGAAACCATGGGCCTGATCACGCCGCGCGACCGGCTGTGCGTGGTGCAGATCAGCGACGGCCAAGGCGACGAGCATCTGGTGCGCTTTGGTCCGGAAAGCGACTATGCCGCGCCCAACCTTCGCGCGGTGCTGGCCGATCCGGAGCGGCTGAAGCTCTATCATTTCGGGCGTTTCGACATTGCGGCGATCAAACATTATCTGGGCGTGGTGGCGGCCCCGGTCTATTGCACCAAGATCGCGTCGCGCCTGATCCGCACCTATACCGACCGGCACGGGCTGAAAGAGCTGGTTCGCGAATTGCTGGGACAGGAAATCAGCAAGCAGCAGCAGTCGAGCGACTGGGGTTCGCCCACCTTGTCGGACGCGCAGAAGGAATATGCGGCGTCGGACGTGCGCTACCTGCATGCGTTGAAGGCGGAACTGGACAAGCGGCTGGTGCGCGAAGGCCGGATGGAACTGGCGCAGGCCTGTTTCGATTTTCTTCCCCACCGGGCAGAGCTGGACCTGGCGGGCTGGCCGGAGATCGACATCTTCGCGCATATGTGA
- a CDS encoding GNAT family N-acetyltransferase has product MDMASHPLASGSRIYGPAQRARWTALAADAAEANAFYAPDMLCAALDHLASAPGVRLVEAQAGGELIGLLPVVVSQRHGRLPIASVENWMHAHCFFGAPLIRRGQEVAAWRGLLAQLDDAHWAPGFLYLQGLDAAGANAAALEALCVEQGRGRREVHRHDRAMLRSALDAESYWETHVRAKKRKEIRRLQKRLAELGAVEQRQLEKRAELPHWCADFLTLEAAGWKGREGTAMACSPSDAAFFRAACAAAFDAGRLHFLRIDLDGRPIAMLANFRHGEGAFSFKIAFDEELGRFSPGVLIELANLHAVQGDPDIGWMDSCAAADHPMIDSLWAERRTIVQYRIALRGRGLDRMRRTAAFALANGAEALASRLKGQS; this is encoded by the coding sequence ATGGACATGGCATCCCATCCCCTGGCCAGCGGCAGCCGCATCTATGGCCCTGCGCAGCGCGCGCGCTGGACGGCGCTGGCGGCGGACGCGGCGGAGGCCAACGCCTTTTATGCGCCGGACATGCTGTGCGCGGCGCTGGACCACCTGGCGAGCGCGCCCGGCGTACGTCTGGTCGAGGCGCAGGCGGGCGGCGAGCTGATCGGGCTGCTGCCGGTGGTGGTCAGCCAGCGCCATGGCCGGTTGCCGATCGCCAGCGTGGAAAACTGGATGCACGCGCACTGCTTTTTCGGCGCGCCGCTGATCCGGCGGGGGCAGGAGGTCGCGGCGTGGCGCGGATTGCTGGCGCAGCTGGACGACGCGCATTGGGCGCCGGGTTTTTTGTATTTGCAAGGGCTGGACGCGGCGGGCGCGAACGCAGCGGCGCTGGAGGCGCTGTGCGTCGAACAGGGACGCGGGCGGCGCGAGGTGCATCGCCATGACCGCGCGATGCTGCGGTCTGCGCTGGACGCCGAAAGCTATTGGGAAACGCATGTCCGCGCGAAGAAGCGCAAGGAGATCAGGCGGCTGCAAAAGCGGCTAGCGGAGCTGGGCGCGGTCGAGCAGCGGCAACTGGAGAAGCGGGCGGAGCTGCCCCATTGGTGCGCCGATTTCCTGACGCTGGAGGCGGCCGGATGGAAGGGGCGCGAGGGCACGGCGATGGCCTGTTCACCCAGCGACGCCGCCTTTTTCCGGGCGGCCTGCGCGGCGGCGTTCGACGCGGGGCGGCTGCATTTCCTGCGCATCGACCTTGACGGTCGGCCGATCGCGATGCTGGCGAATTTCCGGCATGGCGAGGGCGCTTTTTCCTTCAAGATCGCCTTTGACGAGGAATTGGGACGTTTTTCGCCCGGCGTGCTGATCGAGCTGGCGAACCTGCATGCGGTGCAGGGGGACCCGGACATTGGGTGGATGGACAGCTGCGCGGCGGCTGACCATCCGATGATCGACAGCCTTTGGGCCGAGCGGCGGACCATCGTCCAGTACCGCATCGCGCTGCGCGGGCGGGGACTGGACCGGATGAGGCGCACTGCGGCCTTTGCGCTCGCCAATGGCGCAGAGGCGCTCGCCAGCCGACTGAAAGGACAATCATGA
- a CDS encoding LptA/OstA family protein: MKRSLILLTTGALGAALAYAGAGAQVLKNHDSNAPVNFNADRIEVQDRADRVVVSGNVEVTQAGMKLNAARMTVAYRNGTGDSGVEIDRIDASGNVVVTKGSETARGNVAIYDLNRRLITMLGNVSLTQGSNRLTGGRLVIDLTSGRSTVDGRASGGASGVSGGSGGRVSGTFTVPQRSN, translated from the coding sequence ATGAAAAGATCGCTGATCCTGCTGACTACCGGCGCGCTGGGCGCGGCACTGGCCTATGCCGGCGCGGGCGCGCAGGTGCTGAAAAACCACGACAGCAACGCGCCGGTGAACTTCAACGCCGACCGGATCGAGGTGCAGGACCGCGCCGACCGCGTCGTCGTGTCGGGCAATGTCGAAGTGACGCAGGCCGGCATGAAGCTGAATGCCGCACGCATGACCGTCGCCTATCGCAACGGTACTGGCGATAGCGGGGTCGAGATCGACCGGATCGACGCTTCGGGCAATGTCGTCGTGACCAAGGGGAGCGAGACGGCACGCGGCAATGTGGCGATATACGACCTCAACCGCCGCCTGATCACCATGCTGGGCAATGTTTCGCTGACGCAGGGAAGCAACCGGCTGACCGGCGGGCGGCTGGTGATCGACCTGACCAGCGGACGATCAACCGTAGATGGCCGCGCATCAGGCGGAGCATCGGGCGTTTCAGGCGGATCGGGCGGGCGCGTATCGGGCACGTTCACCGTCCCTCAGCGCAGCAACTGA
- a CDS encoding DUF962 domain-containing protein yields MSDFAAFREFWPYYLQEHARPATRALHYAGTSTVVILLAALPVTGKWWLLPTLPIAGYAFAWIGHGLIERNRPATFRHPLWSLRADFRMWFRFLTGRMGRDLARAGVRRDGSVDPDKRRCL; encoded by the coding sequence ATGAGCGATTTTGCCGCTTTCCGCGAATTCTGGCCCTATTATCTTCAGGAACATGCGCGCCCCGCGACGCGGGCCTTGCACTATGCCGGGACCAGCACGGTCGTCATCCTGCTCGCGGCGCTACCCGTGACCGGCAAATGGTGGCTTCTTCCCACCCTTCCTATTGCTGGCTATGCTTTTGCGTGGATCGGTCATGGCCTGATTGAGCGAAACCGGCCCGCCACCTTCCGTCATCCGCTTTGGTCGCTTCGTGCGGATTTTCGCATGTGGTTCCGTTTTCTGACTGGCCGCATGGGCCGCGATCTGGCGCGGGCGGGCGTGCGGCGCGACGGATCGGTCGATCCCGACAAGCGGCGTTGCCTTTGA
- a CDS encoding histidine phosphatase family protein has product MRRIFIIRHGNTFESSAAACRIGAGTDLPLVDSGRVQADRLGQWFAGQDFPVRHLFSSPLLRATETAARIGAAIGHAPDGTLPWLNEIDHGSDEGRPEAEVIARIGAQAIHDWDAHGIAPAGWTVDAESRIAAWKDWFAKGGEGADLLVTSNGAARFALLALGLSPASLKLRTGAFGELAVEGNGTVSLRSWDQRP; this is encoded by the coding sequence ATGCGCCGCATCTTCATCATACGCCACGGCAACACCTTCGAAAGCAGCGCGGCGGCTTGTCGGATTGGCGCGGGCACCGATCTCCCGCTGGTGGATAGCGGGCGCGTGCAGGCCGACCGCCTCGGCCAATGGTTCGCTGGCCAGGACTTTCCGGTCCGCCATCTCTTCAGCAGCCCCTTGCTGCGCGCGACAGAAACCGCAGCGCGGATCGGGGCCGCCATCGGCCATGCCCCCGATGGCACGCTTCCCTGGCTCAACGAAATCGACCACGGATCCGACGAAGGCCGTCCCGAAGCCGAAGTGATCGCCCGCATCGGTGCGCAGGCGATCCACGACTGGGATGCGCACGGCATCGCGCCTGCTGGCTGGACCGTTGACGCCGAAAGCCGCATCGCCGCCTGGAAAGACTGGTTCGCCAAAGGAGGGGAGGGCGCGGACCTTCTCGTCACGAGCAACGGCGCGGCCCGCTTCGCGCTGCTCGCCCTTGGCCTGTCCCCCGCCTCGCTAAAGTTGCGCACAGGCGCCTTTGGCGAACTCGCCGTGGAAGGGAATGGAACCGTCAGCCTCCGTTCGTGGGATCAGCGGCCATAG
- the ung gene encoding uracil-DNA glycosylase: MTETIKLHESWRAPLRPEFDRPYMQTLKQFLAEEKAAGKRIFPKGGEYFRALDLTPLEQVRVVILGQDPYHGEGQAHGLCFSVRPGVRTPPSLVNIYKELKSDLGLTPPRHGFLEHWAQQGVLLLNSVLTVEMGRAASHQKRGWEQFTDAIIRVVNSRADPAVFLLWGAYAQRKAAFVDQDRHLVLKAAHPSPLSAHNGFLGCRHFSQANAFLEAKGRGAVDWALPECEVG, from the coding sequence ATGACAGAAACGATCAAGCTTCACGAAAGCTGGCGCGCGCCGCTGCGCCCGGAATTCGACCGCCCATATATGCAGACGCTGAAACAGTTTCTGGCGGAGGAGAAGGCGGCGGGAAAGCGCATCTTTCCCAAGGGCGGCGAGTATTTTCGCGCGCTGGACCTGACGCCGCTGGAACAGGTCAGGGTCGTCATCCTGGGGCAGGACCCCTATCATGGCGAGGGGCAGGCGCATGGCCTGTGCTTCAGCGTGCGGCCGGGCGTGCGGACGCCGCCATCGCTGGTCAACATCTACAAGGAACTGAAAAGCGACCTGGGCCTGACGCCGCCGCGCCACGGCTTTCTGGAACATTGGGCGCAGCAGGGCGTGCTGTTGCTGAACAGCGTGCTGACGGTCGAGATGGGCCGCGCGGCGTCGCACCAGAAGCGAGGCTGGGAGCAATTTACCGACGCGATCATCCGGGTCGTCAACAGCCGGGCCGACCCCGCCGTGTTCCTGCTATGGGGCGCCTATGCGCAGCGCAAGGCGGCGTTCGTCGATCAGGACAGGCATCTGGTGCTGAAGGCCGCCCATCCTTCGCCGCTGTCGGCGCATAACGGCTTTCTGGGATGCCGCCATTTTTCACAGGCCAACGCCTTTCTGGAGGCGAAGGGGCGTGGCGCGGTGGATTGGGCTTTGCCTGAGTGCGAAGTGGGGTGA